One Portunus trituberculatus isolate SZX2019 chromosome 45, ASM1759143v1, whole genome shotgun sequence DNA segment encodes these proteins:
- the LOC123519411 gene encoding uncharacterized protein LOC123519411 — protein MTQSVMIRGRYVPTNRPLGLVAAAVVMGIVSGINLGIGVNTYCFSYDSYCDYRKKAYIISGSCFAASSFFFLIGAISLHLKIKHALKRNAEVLAQQGAPPVLQTTDAYPTVVVATQYPATPSYNPAPVGFVVNQQVPPIDQEQRPPPYAP, from the exons ATGACTCAAAGTGTGATG ATTCGTGGTCGGTACGTGCCCACCAACAGACCCTTGGGCTTGGTGGCCGCTGCAGTCGTCATGGGTATTGTCTCCGGCATTAACCTGGGCATCGGCGTCAACACCTACTGCTTCTCCTACGACAGCTATTGCGATTACCGCAAGAAGGCGTACATCATCTCAGGCTCCTGCTTCGCCGCGTCTTCAT TCTTCTTCCTGATTGGCGCCATATCACTGCACCTCAAGATCAAGCATGCACTTAAGAGGAACGCCGAGGTATTGGCTCAGCAAGGCGCCCCACCCGTTCTCCAAACCACTGACGCTTACCCGACGGTGGTGGTAGCGACTCAGTACCCGGCCACCCCGTCCTACAACCCTGCGCCAGTCGGGTTTGTGGTCAACCAGCAGGTCCCGCCCATCGACCAGGAGCAGCGGCCGCCCCCTTACGCCCCTTAA
- the LOC123519238 gene encoding uncharacterized protein LOC123519238 — protein sequence MSKTIESSSRAKFYCVFWSWPACGLRAVSRKHTLSSVSRHDNTLRPICCSPVDLSPTTVPSTARTAVRPFPPALPAAMQAHPPTYGTHLPYAPAVAQGTDCCGVFVTKKVLLIATITTAVAMLASFIILCVGLAMECYHGPDCNTQAALIITGGLLTGICTIFFVVIFVLLFKMGSAAPTRPFMIQQPYSTYASPMVSTTTVQTASNPPPYAPPSTGYPQYQQHPQPPLPQAPMPQASMPQAPMLQAPMPQAPMPQAPMSQTPMSQEPMPFKQTC from the exons ATGAGCAAGACAATAGAATCGAGTTCAAGAGCAAAATTTTACTGTGTGTTTTGGTCCTGGCCTGCGTGTGGTCTTCGTGCTGTGTCAAGGAAG CACACCTTATCGTCGGTTTCACGACACGATAACACGCTACGCCCCATCTGCTGCTCCCCTGTGGATCTATCGCCCACAACTGTGCCTTCCACTGCACGCACCGCTGTCCGCCCCTTCCCTCCAGCACTTCCCGCCGCCATGCAGGCTCACCCTCCAACCTACGGAACTCACTTGCCGTACGCCCCAGCCGTGGCTCAAGGAACTGAC TGCTGTGGGGTTTTCGTGACGAAGAAGGTTCTCCTTATTGCCACGATAACCACTGCGGTGGCGATGCTCGCTTCATTCATCATTCTTTGCGTTGGTCTGGCAATGGAGTGTTACCATGGGCCAGACTGCAACACGCAAGCCGCACTCATCATCACAGGAGGCTTACTGACCGGCATTTGTA CGATCTTCTTCGTGGTGATCTTCGTGTTGCTGTTCAAGATGGGGAGCGCCGCGCCAACCAGGCCCTTTATGATCCAGCAGCCCTACTCCACCTACGCAAGTCCGATGGTGTCCACGACCACTGTTCAAACAGCGTCCAATCCTCCACCTTATGCTCCGCCAAGCACGGGCTACCCTCAGTATCAGCAGCACCCACAGCCACCCCTTCCTCAGGCACCCATGCCACAGGCATCCATGCCTCAGGCACCCATGCTTCAGGCACCCATGCCTCAGGCGCCCATGCCTCAGGCGCCCATGTCTCAGACGCCCATGTCCCAGGAGCCCATGCCTTTCAAACAGACTTGTTAA
- the LOC123519410 gene encoding uncharacterized protein LOC123519410 yields the protein MVEGVTVCGTFITQRIIDNVDRLARLFFLCAGINFLLAAVLNCYSTDYTCLEMRKKLLISAGGLFGFYVVLQASTCALSSKVKETINVTQPGTMEMTQATTPDNQAFTSSTQQHLPSAATIPTPHLQQPPFVDFKPRHDLDHPQVFPEAPCNPTASQTSEITSL from the exons ATGGTTGAAGGAGTCACG GTATGTGGAACATTCATCACCCAGAGGATTATTGATAACGTTGACAGACTGGCACGTTTGTTTTTCCTGTGCGCGGGGATCAACTTTTTATTAGCTGCGGTACTAAACTGTTACTCAACAGACTACACCTGTctggagatgagaaaaaaactgTTAATTAGCGCAGGTGGACTGTTTGGTTTTTACG TGGTTCTCCAGGCAAGTACCTGCGCGCTGTCTTCCAAGGTCAAGGAGACCATTAATGTTACCCAGCCCGGTACCATGGAAATGACACAAGCCACCACGCCAGACAACCAGGCCTTTACAAGTAGCACTCAGCAACACCTGCCCTCCGCTGCCACCATTCCAACTCCCCATCTCCAGCAGCCTCCTTTCGTTGACTTCAAGCCCCGCCATGATCTCGACCATCCTCAAGTTTTTCCCGAAGCCCCCTGTAATCCCACGGCCAGCCAGACGAGTGAAATTACATCACTGTGA
- the LOC123519412 gene encoding uncharacterized protein LOC123519412 isoform X1 yields the protein MVRGTTVCGTLVTGRILGIASGILVILLVIGSIGLGMGATWDCYDDYYEDCASYYSLVVNGGVLVGFSLIGLIFAGVLYCQFKEQSILPHTTNVPHSYVMPANTIVVT from the exons ATGGTTCGAGGCACTACG gTGTGTGGAACCCTCGTCACCGGAAGGATTCTGGGCATCGCGAGCGGAATCCTGGTAATCCTACTCGTCATCGGCAGCATCGGGCTCGGGATGGGTGCGACATGGGATTGCTACGATGATTATTACGAAGATTGTGCGTCATACTACAGCCTCGTGGTCAACGGCGGCGTGCTGGTGGGATTCTCGC TGATCGGCCTCATATTTGCCGGAGTGCTGTACTGCCAGTTTAAGGAACAGTCCATCCTGCCGCACACCACGAATGTCCCTCACAGCTACGTCATGCCCGCCAACACAATAGTGGTCACATAG
- the LOC123519412 gene encoding uncharacterized protein LOC123519412 isoform X2: MTQSVMIRGRYVPTNRPLGLVAAAVVMGIVSGINLGIGVNTYCFSYDSYCDYRKKAYIISGSCFAASSYKNKCQPAAFNAHFPPMHIQHATPPLPAL; the protein is encoded by the exons ATGACTCAAAGTGTGATG ATTCGTGGTCGGTACGTGCCCACCAACAGACCCTTGGGCTTGGTGGCCGCTGCGGTCGTCATGGGTATTGTCTCCGGCATTAACCTGGGCATCGGCGTCAACACCTACTGCTTCTCCTACGACAGCTATTGCGATTACCGCAAGAAGGCGTACATCATCTCAGGCTCCTGCTTCGCCGCGTCTTCAT ATAAGAACAAGTGCCAGCCAGCAGCCTTCAATGCACACTTCCCGCCCATGCACATCCAGCACGCCACGCCGCCACTTCCTGCCTTGTAA
- the LOC123519239 gene encoding uncharacterized protein LOC123519239: MQAHPPTYGTHLPHPPAVAQGTDVCGTLLTGSTLGIASGILVILLVIGSIGLGMGATLDCYDDYYEDCASYYSLVVNGGVLVGFSLPGLIFAGVLYCQFREQPILLHTTNVPHSYAMPVKTMLFEVVLQASTCALSSKVKETINVTQPGTMEMTQATTPDNQAFTSSHQQHLSSLPPF; encoded by the exons ATGCAGGCTCACCCTCCAACCTATGGAACTCACTTGCCGCACCCTCCCGCCGTGGCTCAAGGAACTGAC GTGTGTGGAACCCTCCTCACCGGAAGTACTTTGGGCATCGCGAGCGGAATCCTGGTAATCCTACTCGTCATCGGCAGCATCGGGCTCGGGATGGGTGCGACATTGGATTGCTACGATGATTATTACGAAGATTGTGCGTCATACTACAGCCTCGTGGTCAACGGCGGCGTGCTGGTGGGATTCTCGC TGCCAGGCCTCATATTTGCCGGAGTGCTGTACTGCCAGTTTAGGGAACAGCCCATCCTGCTGCACACCACGAATGTCCCTCACAGCTACGCCATGCCCGTCAAAACAATGTTGTTTGAAG TGGTTCTCCAGGCAAGTACCTGCGCGCTGTCTTCCAAGGTCAAGGAGACCATTAATGTTACCCAGCCCGGTACCATGGAAATGACACAAGCCACCACGCCAGACAACCAGGCCTTTACAAGTAGTCACCAGCAACACCTGTCCTCCCTGCCACCATTCTAA